Proteins encoded together in one Caldicellulosiruptor saccharolyticus DSM 8903 window:
- a CDS encoding ABC transporter ATP-binding protein, which produces MTHVLLEVNSLKKIYTTRFGGNPVQALVSVSFSVEQGEYIAIMGESGSGKTTLLNIIAGFDKPTSGKVLLNGREITSMNEKEISAFRRNNIGFVFQDYNLLDTFSIQDNILLPLVLAGRPYTEMYERLKPIAEKLRISDILSKYPYEVSGGQKQRAAIARAFITKPQLILADEPTGALDSHSSEELLRLFAEINNEGQTILVVTHSIKVASYAKRVLFIKDGEIFHQIYKGSMSNDEMYQKISDTLTMIATGGIRNA; this is translated from the coding sequence ATGACACATGTTCTTTTAGAAGTGAATAGTTTAAAGAAAATCTACACAACAAGGTTTGGTGGAAATCCTGTTCAGGCACTTGTAAGTGTATCTTTTTCAGTAGAGCAAGGAGAATATATAGCTATTATGGGCGAATCTGGTTCAGGTAAAACAACACTGTTAAACATCATTGCAGGTTTTGATAAACCTACAAGCGGTAAAGTATTACTAAATGGCAGAGAAATTACGTCAATGAATGAAAAAGAAATCTCAGCTTTCAGACGAAATAACATAGGCTTTGTGTTTCAAGATTACAATCTTCTTGACACATTTTCTATACAGGACAATATCCTGTTACCTCTTGTCTTAGCAGGAAGACCATATACAGAAATGTATGAGAGGTTAAAACCTATTGCTGAAAAACTTAGAATTTCTGATATTCTCTCAAAATATCCTTATGAGGTGTCAGGCGGACAAAAACAAAGAGCTGCAATTGCCCGTGCATTTATTACAAAACCCCAGCTTATTCTTGCCGATGAACCAACTGGTGCTCTTGACTCACATTCATCTGAAGAATTATTAAGACTATTTGCTGAGATAAATAATGAAGGTCAAACAATTCTTGTAGTCACACACAGCATAAAAGTTGCAAGCTATGCAAAAAGAGTTTTGTTTATAAAAGATGGGGAGATTTTTCATCAAATTTATAAAGGTTCAATGTCAAATGATGAAATGTATCAGAAAATCTCCGATACGCTTACCATGATTGCAACAGGAGGTATCCGAAATGCTTAA
- a CDS encoding ABC transporter permease: MLKSFYIKFAANNIKRNTQAYIPYILTCIGAVMMFYNMCFLSNTEDIGHLSDSQALRSILRFGAGVIGIFSVIFIFYVNSFLIKRRKKEFGLFNILGMEKRHIASIMFFETVIIGLICIASGILSGIILSKLMTLLLFKIVSFKVVFGFKISPSSILVTTLLFSGIFILNLIYNILSVHLSKPIELLKASNVGEREPKTKWLLTIIGIVCLGIGYYIALTTEKPLAAMNIFFVAVILVMIATYCLFTAGSIAFLKTLRKNKNYYYKPHHFIWISNMIYRMKQNAVGLANICILSTAVIVILSTTISLYIGVEDVLKTRYPQEIIITSDNINLENVKKVDNTIMQQLKKFNIVPKNMVKYKYLELALIQDKTHFRIKKQNFFDKNSAIAFVVPLEDYNNIEKKVIKLSDNEVLLYTSNVNISENIINFNGFKLSIKKRLTSNSLTNSLTPAISCFWIIVKDIETMKKIFCSLNSNKNDMVQFSYYYGFDFDGNKDNLMDICTALKNSLNKIVNDATIEVREMAREGFYSIYGGLLFIGLFLGLLFIMATVLIIYYKQIEEGFDDRHRYEILQKVGMTRLEIKKSIQSQILATFFLPLFSAIVHIAFAFKIIVKMLQVFNLTNIPLYALCTSAVILVFAIFYTGVYALTAKTYYKIVS; encoded by the coding sequence ATGCTTAAATCTTTTTATATAAAATTTGCAGCTAATAACATAAAAAGAAATACCCAAGCATATATCCCATATATACTGACCTGTATTGGAGCAGTTATGATGTTTTACAACATGTGTTTTTTGTCTAATACAGAAGATATCGGACATTTGAGCGATAGCCAAGCGCTGAGGAGTATTTTGCGATTTGGAGCAGGAGTAATTGGTATTTTTTCTGTTATATTTATTTTTTACGTAAACAGCTTTTTGATAAAGAGGCGTAAAAAAGAATTTGGACTTTTCAATATTCTTGGAATGGAAAAAAGACATATAGCAAGTATTATGTTTTTTGAAACGGTAATCATAGGACTGATATGTATTGCATCTGGTATTTTATCAGGAATAATTTTAAGCAAACTTATGACACTTCTACTTTTTAAAATTGTAAGTTTTAAAGTTGTGTTTGGTTTTAAAATATCACCGTCATCCATTTTGGTCACAACTCTTTTATTCAGCGGAATTTTTATATTAAACCTTATATATAACATCTTATCGGTGCATCTATCAAAACCCATTGAATTATTAAAAGCAAGCAATGTAGGTGAAAGAGAACCAAAAACAAAATGGCTTTTGACTATCATTGGGATAGTTTGCCTTGGTATTGGATATTACATTGCACTTACAACTGAAAAGCCTTTAGCAGCGATGAACATCTTTTTTGTTGCAGTTATCTTAGTAATGATAGCTACATATTGTTTGTTTACAGCTGGAAGCATAGCATTTTTAAAGACTCTTCGGAAAAACAAAAACTATTACTATAAACCTCATCATTTTATATGGATTTCTAACATGATATACAGGATGAAACAAAATGCAGTTGGACTTGCAAACATATGTATACTTTCAACCGCAGTAATTGTTATACTTTCAACCACAATTTCCCTGTATATTGGAGTTGAGGATGTTTTAAAAACTCGCTATCCACAAGAAATAATTATTACATCGGACAATATTAACTTAGAAAATGTAAAAAAAGTTGATAATACGATAATGCAGCAATTGAAAAAATTTAATATAGTTCCTAAAAACATGGTTAAATACAAATATTTAGAGCTTGCTTTAATTCAAGATAAAACTCATTTCAGAATAAAAAAACAAAATTTTTTTGATAAGAACTCAGCCATTGCCTTTGTAGTGCCTCTTGAGGACTACAATAATATTGAAAAGAAAGTTATCAAATTATCTGATAATGAAGTTCTTCTGTATACTAGTAACGTTAATATCTCTGAGAACATTATCAATTTCAATGGTTTCAAACTCTCAATTAAAAAACGATTAACTTCAAACTCTCTAACTAATAGCCTTACACCAGCTATTAGTTGTTTTTGGATAATAGTCAAAGACATTGAAACAATGAAGAAAATCTTCTGTTCACTAAATAGCAATAAAAACGACATGGTACAATTTTCATATTATTATGGTTTTGATTTTGATGGTAACAAGGATAATCTCATGGACATTTGCACAGCACTAAAAAATAGCTTAAACAAAATAGTAAATGATGCAACAATTGAAGTTCGTGAAATGGCAAGAGAAGGTTTTTACTCTATCTATGGCGGGTTATTATTCATTGGTTTGTTTCTTGGACTTTTGTTTATTATGGCAACAGTGCTTATAATTTACTATAAACAAATTGAAGAGGGATTTGATGATAGGCATCGCTATGAAATTTTACAGAAAGTGGGTATGACGCGTCTGGAGATTAAAAAGTCAATACAAAGCCAAATACTTGCAACCTTCTTTTTGCCTTTATTCTCAGCAATAGTTCATATAGCGTTTGCTTTTAAAATAATAGTTAAAATGTTACAGGTATTCAACCTTACAAATATACCTTTGTATGCTCTTTGCACATCTGCTGTTATACTTGTGTTTGCTATATTTTATACTGGCGTGTATGCCCTTACAGCAAAAACCTATTATAAAATTGTAAGTTAG
- a CDS encoding ArsR/SmtB family transcription factor: MSMEERLAKVFKALSHPIRIKIVQNLLSGEKCVCELLQFVEFSQPNLSQHLKILKEAGLLEHRKVGANMHYRIKNEYVKDLLNIAEAFILECQKTERV, from the coding sequence ATGTCTATGGAAGAAAGGCTTGCAAAGGTGTTCAAAGCGCTTTCTCACCCAATTAGAATAAAGATAGTTCAAAATCTGTTGAGTGGCGAAAAGTGCGTATGTGAACTTTTACAGTTTGTTGAGTTTTCTCAGCCAAACTTATCTCAACATTTGAAAATCTTAAAAGAGGCTGGTTTGCTTGAGCACCGCAAGGTGGGTGCAAATATGCACTACAGGATTAAAAATGAATATGTCAAGGATTTGCTGAATATAGCAGAAGCCTTCATACTTGAGTGTCAAAAGACTGAAAGGGTGTGA
- a CDS encoding Uma2 family endonuclease, with translation MEEFISIEYDYEKYQKLEDNGRYEIIEGRLYNLAPSPSVFHQHVCGNIYHKLRIFLQDKECVPFISPVDVRLAPKGSEDRNIKNVVQPDVFVVCDKSKIDQKGIVGAPEFVVEVASPNTSARDYLIKLKLYERYGTKEYWIVNPQEKSVAVFVKAKEDRFDISSVFFHPAIIRSSFLSGFEISTDEVFAEI, from the coding sequence ATGGAAGAATTTATTTCGATTGAGTATGATTATGAAAAATATCAAAAATTAGAAGATAATGGGCGATATGAAATTATTGAAGGCAGGTTATATAACTTAGCACCTTCTCCTTCAGTTTTTCATCAGCATGTGTGTGGGAATATTTATCATAAACTAAGGATTTTTCTGCAAGATAAAGAATGTGTGCCTTTTATTTCACCTGTCGATGTAAGGCTTGCACCAAAAGGAAGCGAAGATAGAAATATAAAAAACGTAGTCCAGCCAGATGTGTTTGTGGTTTGTGATAAATCTAAGATTGACCAAAAAGGCATAGTGGGAGCGCCAGAATTTGTTGTAGAGGTTGCCTCTCCAAATACATCTGCAAGGGATTATCTTATTAAACTCAAACTTTATGAAAGGTATGGTACAAAAGAGTATTGGATTGTAAATCCGCAGGAAAAGAGCGTTGCAGTCTTTGTGAAAGCAAAAGAAGACCGATTCGATATAAGCAGTGTATTTTTCCATCCTGCTATTATTAGATCATCTTTTCTCTCTGGCTTTGAGATTTCAACCGACGAAGTTTTTGCAGAGATATAA
- the hydE gene encoding [FeFe] hydrogenase H-cluster radical SAM maturase HydE, whose product MKVKEILDKAYNEHHLTKDEIKFLLNSEGEEKELLFEYADRVRKEYVGDDVYLRGLIEFSSYCKNDCFYCGLRRSNKEAQRYRMQEDEIVEVAKRAYDMGYRTVVLQSGEDPYYTKDKVCSIIKKIKEEVDVAITLSIGERSYEEYKAFREAGADRYLMRFETSNRELYQKYHPGMSFENRIECLRWIKSLGYELGTGFLIGLPGQTIDDLANDILLVYELDSDMIGIGPFIPHPHTPLKDAEAGSVDLTLKCISILRLLMPDSNIPATTALGTLDPLGRQKGLKCGANIVMPNVNDLKYKLKYELYPGKICINEDATKCRGCIESIIISLGRKVGQGFGQSRHYELKKAVYN is encoded by the coding sequence ATGAAAGTAAAAGAGATTTTAGACAAAGCTTATAATGAACACCATCTTACGAAAGATGAGATAAAGTTTTTGTTAAATAGCGAGGGCGAAGAAAAAGAGCTTTTGTTTGAATATGCAGACAGAGTAAGAAAAGAATATGTTGGTGATGATGTATATTTAAGAGGGCTTATAGAATTTTCAAGCTACTGCAAAAACGACTGTTTTTACTGTGGTCTTAGGCGAAGCAACAAAGAAGCTCAACGCTACAGGATGCAAGAGGATGAGATAGTTGAAGTTGCAAAAAGAGCATACGATATGGGTTATAGGACAGTTGTGCTCCAGTCTGGTGAAGACCCATATTATACAAAAGATAAAGTTTGCAGTATTATAAAGAAAATAAAGGAAGAAGTAGATGTCGCAATAACGCTTAGCATTGGTGAAAGGTCATATGAAGAATATAAGGCTTTCAGGGAAGCTGGAGCTGACAGGTATTTGATGAGATTTGAGACATCAAACAGAGAGCTTTATCAAAAATATCATCCTGGTATGAGTTTTGAGAACAGAATAGAGTGTTTGAGGTGGATAAAAAGTTTAGGCTATGAGCTTGGAACAGGATTTTTGATTGGCCTGCCTGGCCAGACAATAGATGATTTGGCAAATGATATTTTGCTTGTATATGAACTGGATAGCGACATGATAGGAATTGGTCCTTTTATTCCACACCCACATACGCCACTTAAAGATGCAGAGGCTGGGTCTGTCGACCTGACATTAAAGTGTATTTCGATATTAAGACTTTTGATGCCAGACAGTAACATTCCTGCAACAACTGCTCTTGGGACGTTAGACCCTCTGGGACGTCAAAAGGGCTTGAAATGTGGGGCTAACATTGTTATGCCAAATGTAAATGACCTGAAGTACAAGCTAAAATATGAGCTATATCCTGGGAAAATTTGCATAAATGAAGATGCAACAAAGTGCAGAGGATGTATTGAATCAATAATTATTTCGCTTGGAAGAAAAGTAGGGCAAGGTTTTGGCCAAAGCAGGCATTATGAGCTCAAAAAAGCTGTTTATAATTAA
- a CDS encoding helix-turn-helix transcriptional regulator, translating into MPEKEPLYIEEIFDYVSQRPQKFALNFWEDPRYFKLHRHNFVEFMYVVKGEGTEHINSISYSLKPGTFSIVMPYQIHRIEYSEQNPLSIYVVAISFEELLAPSSIFYRIGQLLLNYDENVLPYYYFEGKEKEMMDSLFEEAWIYFNQQDVWAEIILKAKILEIVAYFDRCRNLACEKNFQSPASNFVTNRAQKESIPVPTDYWQLVYYVHKNYNQNIDLKTLSKEFHLSPSYISQLFKKLVGSNFHNFLIEVRLQHACSLLLSTDKPVTDIALEVGFDSYSTFARVFHKHKGMSALEFRKRGGA; encoded by the coding sequence ATGCCAGAAAAAGAGCCTCTTTACATAGAAGAGATTTTTGACTATGTTAGCCAGCGACCACAGAAGTTTGCTTTGAATTTCTGGGAAGACCCAAGATATTTTAAGCTTCACAGGCACAATTTTGTTGAGTTTATGTATGTTGTAAAAGGCGAGGGGACAGAACATATAAATTCAATCAGCTACAGTCTAAAACCTGGCACATTTTCAATTGTAATGCCGTACCAAATTCACAGAATAGAGTATTCAGAGCAAAACCCTCTTTCAATTTATGTTGTTGCAATTTCGTTTGAGGAGCTTTTAGCACCATCGAGCATCTTCTACAGAATAGGTCAGCTTCTTTTGAACTACGACGAAAATGTCCTTCCCTATTACTACTTTGAAGGCAAGGAAAAAGAGATGATGGACAGCCTATTTGAAGAAGCGTGGATATATTTTAACCAGCAGGATGTGTGGGCAGAGATAATACTCAAAGCCAAGATTTTAGAGATAGTTGCATACTTTGACAGATGCAGAAATTTGGCATGTGAAAAAAACTTTCAAAGCCCTGCTTCTAACTTTGTCACAAACAGAGCTCAAAAAGAAAGCATTCCTGTTCCGACCGACTACTGGCAGCTTGTATACTATGTGCATAAGAATTATAACCAGAACATAGACCTAAAAACCTTGTCGAAAGAGTTTCATTTGAGCCCATCTTACATAAGCCAGCTTTTTAAAAAGCTTGTTGGGAGCAACTTTCACAACTTTTTGATTGAGGTGAGGCTTCAGCACGCATGCAGCCTGCTTCTTTCAACAGACAAGCCGGTGACAGACATTGCTCTTGAGGTTGGGTTTGATTCGTATTCAACATTTGCAAGAGTTTTTCACAAACACAAAGGTATGAGCGCACTGGAGTTCAGGAAAAGAGGGGGAGCTTAA
- a CDS encoding permease, giving the protein MFSPVQKFADFVTYNVFKIPQGSKLASAVNFFIFDTIKIFILLFLIVFVITFIRSFFSPEKTREILSHKKQNIFLAHILAALLGIVTPFCSCSAVPLFIGFVEAGIPLGVTFSYLIAAPMVNEVALGLLYANFGLKIALIYVLSGEIIAIASGIVIGKLNLEKYVEDYVFKIKVGNVQIAEDKKTLKQRLKETLEFTIELIKKVWVFVVVGIGIGAFLHGYIPTGALAKIAGKNNPFAVIFATALGIPLYSNAAGIIPLVSEFRRLGVSMGTSLSFMMSVTALSLPEMILLRRVLKPQLLGIFVAIVGCGIITAGYLFNLILG; this is encoded by the coding sequence TTGTTTTCGCCTGTTCAGAAATTTGCTGATTTCGTGACTTACAATGTTTTTAAAATCCCGCAGGGTTCAAAACTTGCAAGTGCTGTGAACTTTTTTATATTTGACACAATCAAGATTTTTATCCTGTTATTTTTGATTGTATTTGTGATAACCTTTATAAGAAGCTTTTTCTCACCTGAAAAGACAAGAGAAATTCTTTCACACAAAAAACAAAATATCTTCCTTGCCCACATTTTAGCAGCACTTTTAGGAATTGTAACACCGTTTTGTTCATGCTCAGCAGTCCCGCTTTTTATTGGCTTTGTTGAAGCAGGAATTCCGCTTGGCGTGACATTTTCATACCTGATTGCTGCTCCAATGGTAAATGAAGTGGCGCTCGGACTTTTGTATGCAAATTTTGGTCTTAAAATTGCTCTTATTTACGTGCTGTCAGGTGAGATAATTGCAATTGCAAGTGGCATTGTAATTGGAAAGCTTAATCTTGAAAAGTATGTTGAGGACTATGTTTTTAAAATAAAAGTTGGAAACGTCCAAATCGCTGAGGACAAGAAAACTTTAAAGCAGCGTCTTAAAGAAACACTTGAATTTACCATTGAGCTTATAAAAAAGGTATGGGTGTTTGTTGTTGTGGGAATTGGCATTGGCGCATTCTTGCACGGCTACATCCCAACAGGAGCGCTGGCAAAGATTGCCGGCAAGAACAATCCTTTTGCTGTAATCTTTGCAACAGCGCTTGGAATACCTCTTTACTCAAACGCAGCAGGGATTATTCCACTTGTAAGTGAATTCAGGCGCCTTGGAGTTTCGATGGGAACATCGCTTTCTTTCATGATGAGTGTAACAGCTCTATCTTTGCCTGAGATGATACTTCTTCGAAGGGTGTTAAAACCACAGCTTTTGGGAATATTTGTGGCAATTGTAGGCTGTGGGATAATTACAGCAGGGTACTTATTTAACCTTATTCTTGGATAA
- a CDS encoding response regulator transcription factor, which translates to MKKPKVLIVDDNPAVLDGLKIILELENFEVVSLCTNAKEAIEFLKMWHADVVLMDKVYSNKEIARLLFISEGTVKNYITSILQKLNLKNRTQIAVYYLTKFS; encoded by the coding sequence TTGAAAAAACCTAAGGTCTTAATTGTGGATGATAACCCTGCCGTTTTGGACGGTCTTAAAATCATCCTTGAGCTTGAAAATTTTGAGGTTGTAAGCCTTTGCACCAATGCAAAAGAGGCAATAGAGTTTCTCAAGATGTGGCATGCTGACGTTGTTCTTATGGATAAAGTATACTCAAATAAGGAAATCGCAAGGTTGCTTTTCATCTCTGAAGGTACAGTGAAAAACTACATAACATCCATTCTTCAAAAGTTAAATCTTAAAAATAGAACACAAATTGCAGTATACTATCTTACTAAATTTTCTTAA
- a CDS encoding thioredoxin family protein, translating to MVIKVLGGGCANCKKLMENAKKAAEELGIEAQFEEVKDIEKIMSYGVMRTPALVVDEKLILSGRVAGVEEIKEVLKKEAGK from the coding sequence ATGGTTATTAAAGTTCTTGGTGGTGGATGTGCAAACTGCAAAAAGCTCATGGAAAATGCAAAAAAGGCAGCTGAGGAGCTTGGGATTGAAGCTCAGTTTGAAGAGGTAAAGGACATCGAAAAGATAATGTCTTACGGTGTTATGAGAACACCTGCGCTTGTTGTAGATGAAAAGCTTATATTATCTGGCAGGGTTGCAGGTGTTGAGGAGATAAAAGAGGTTTTGAAAAAAGAGGCAGGAAAGTAA
- the queF gene encoding preQ(1) synthase, whose product MQSPNLNDKYQQRRFDIYGYEKIDTDVLEAIDYEYPEKNTVVEYITDEFSSVCPWTGLPDTARLTIRYIPNKKLVELKSLKYYLTSFRNVGILQEHAVNRILDDLVKLLEPKFMEVIGEFHERGGISTRVVARYEK is encoded by the coding sequence ATGCAGTCGCCAAATTTAAATGACAAATACCAGCAAAGAAGATTTGACATCTATGGCTATGAAAAGATAGACACTGACGTTTTAGAAGCAATTGACTATGAATACCCTGAAAAAAATACAGTTGTTGAGTATATCACAGACGAATTTTCATCAGTTTGTCCGTGGACAGGTCTTCCTGATACAGCCCGGCTTACAATAAGGTATATACCCAACAAAAAGCTTGTTGAGCTAAAATCATTGAAATATTACCTGACATCATTTAGAAATGTGGGAATTTTGCAGGAACATGCTGTAAACAGGATTTTAGACGACCTTGTAAAATTGCTTGAGCCAAAGTTCATGGAAGTGATTGGAGAGTTTCACGAACGTGGTGGTATTTCAACAAGAGTTGTGGCAAGGTACGAAAAGTAA
- a CDS encoding MFS transporter, producing the protein MERTDEQKINKNILIATTTSSFLVPFMSSAINIAAPDIAKKFNLVAENLNLVITIFLLFSAAFILPMGKLSDTFDRTKIFITGLISFTISTLMCAIAPNITVLFIFRALQGFFSAFVFVTSIAILIENHSPKIRGRLLGINTATVYLGTSIGPFLGGILVRLFGFRSIFLFAFLVGFVASFISLFLLKKEIKVQQHTSLAESLKNLDKIGTIFSIVGLFLLIYGASTFELGKTPKMLFFLGGVLLILFVGFELATQNPLLDVKLFVKIPQFGFSNLAALINYSCTFSASYLLSLYLQIVKALPAQVVGSILILQPISQVITSLISGRASEKIEPRKLATAGMVLTTAGLFIFSLFSSKTNIVLVIVNLIIMGIGFGLFSSPNTNVVMSSVPQSLYGAASSTISVMRVMGQAFSMAIVSFIFSLYLKGAKLSHENYLMILKSMKISFFVFSVLSIVGIVASIKRGNIYNQENSN; encoded by the coding sequence ATGGAGCGTACAGATGAGCAAAAGATTAACAAAAATATCCTTATTGCAACAACAACTTCTTCATTTTTAGTTCCTTTTATGTCAAGTGCAATTAACATCGCTGCACCTGACATTGCTAAGAAATTTAATTTGGTTGCAGAAAACCTGAATCTTGTTATTACCATTTTCTTGCTATTTTCAGCTGCTTTTATTCTACCAATGGGAAAGCTATCAGATACATTTGACCGTACAAAGATATTTATAACAGGTCTTATTTCATTTACTATTTCAACACTCATGTGCGCTATAGCACCAAATATAACTGTGTTGTTCATATTTCGCGCACTGCAAGGTTTTTTCTCTGCTTTTGTATTTGTTACATCAATTGCAATCTTGATTGAAAACCACTCGCCAAAAATAAGAGGTAGGCTTCTTGGAATAAACACAGCAACAGTCTACCTTGGAACCTCAATAGGACCTTTTTTAGGCGGAATCTTAGTGCGGCTATTTGGCTTCAGAAGCATATTCTTGTTTGCGTTTTTGGTAGGTTTTGTTGCGTCATTTATTAGTCTTTTCTTACTTAAAAAAGAAATTAAAGTGCAGCAGCATACTTCTTTGGCAGAAAGTCTCAAAAATCTTGATAAAATTGGAACAATCTTTTCAATTGTAGGACTCTTTTTATTAATCTATGGTGCATCAACTTTTGAGCTTGGTAAAACACCAAAGATGCTGTTTTTCTTAGGAGGTGTCCTTCTTATACTATTTGTAGGATTTGAGCTTGCTACTCAAAATCCTTTGCTTGACGTAAAGTTGTTTGTAAAAATTCCACAATTTGGTTTTTCTAACTTGGCAGCACTTATAAACTACAGCTGTACATTCTCTGCCTCATACCTTCTTTCGCTATATCTTCAGATTGTAAAAGCTCTGCCTGCGCAGGTTGTTGGAAGTATTTTGATTTTGCAGCCAATCTCTCAGGTTATAACATCACTTATTTCAGGAAGGGCATCAGAAAAGATTGAACCAAGAAAGCTTGCAACGGCAGGAATGGTTCTTACAACAGCAGGACTTTTTATCTTTTCCTTGTTCTCAAGTAAGACAAATATAGTCCTTGTTATAGTAAACCTAATTATCATGGGTATTGGTTTTGGACTTTTCTCATCACCAAATACCAATGTTGTGATGAGCTCTGTACCGCAGTCTCTTTACGGTGCAGCATCGTCTACAATATCTGTTATGAGAGTAATGGGCCAGGCTTTTTCAATGGCAATTGTCTCTTTTATATTCTCTTTGTACTTAAAAGGTGCAAAACTTTCTCATGAAAACTATCTAATGATTTTGAAGAGTATGAAGATAAGCTTTTTTGTATTTTCTGTTCTCTCTATTGTTGGAATTGTCGCATCAATAAAGAGAGGAAATATATATAATCAAGAGAACTCAAATTAA
- a CDS encoding type II toxin-antitoxin system HicB family antitoxin encodes MLFTVIVSKEDNWYIAKCVENSVASQGKTIEEAIANLKETLELYYEGEEIQKPQMPPLITTIEVAV; translated from the coding sequence ATGTTGTTTACAGTGATAGTAAGCAAAGAGGACAACTGGTATATAGCTAAATGCGTAGAAAACAGTGTAGCTTCACAAGGAAAAACCATCGAAGAAGCAATAGCTAACTTAAAAGAAACTCTTGAACTTTACTACGAGGGAGAAGAAATACAAAAACCACAAATGCCACCGCTGATAACTACTATAGAGGTGGCTGTGTAA
- a CDS encoding type II toxin-antitoxin system VapC family toxin: MRRLRVYLDTSVISHLDHHDNPEYMQITRKFWEELKQGKYNIYISSAVITELNKCKEPKRSRLLEYMSQIEFTRIEINQQVLELAQKYVNECIIPSRFFDDAVHIAVASINECDILVSWNFKHIVRYRTIQGVNAINKLMGYREIQLVSPLMMLEEEE, from the coding sequence TTGAGGAGGCTACGAGTATACCTTGACACCTCAGTTATAAGTCACTTAGACCACCATGATAATCCTGAGTATATGCAGATAACAAGAAAATTTTGGGAAGAGCTTAAACAAGGAAAATACAATATATACATTTCAAGTGCAGTAATAACTGAATTAAATAAGTGCAAGGAACCAAAAAGAAGCAGGCTATTAGAGTATATGTCCCAGATAGAATTCACGAGAATTGAGATTAACCAACAAGTTTTGGAACTTGCGCAGAAGTATGTGAATGAATGTATAATTCCGTCAAGGTTTTTCGACGACGCAGTCCATATTGCAGTAGCAAGCATTAACGAATGTGATATTTTGGTATCATGGAATTTTAAGCATATAGTTAGATATAGGACAATTCAAGGCGTAAACGCAATAAACAAACTTATGGGTTATAGAGAAATTCAACTGGTGTCACCACTTATGATGTTAGAGGAAGAGGAGTGA